One genomic region from Magallana gigas chromosome 3, xbMagGiga1.1, whole genome shotgun sequence encodes:
- the LOC105343968 gene encoding beta-1,3-galactosyl-O-glycosyl-glycoprotein beta-1,6-N-acetylglucosaminyltransferase, whose product MRPSNLRCFAFGITLALLLTLHIYHQTAKNIISSTASSAVKRVKVEVDYLDDGPPISRRLKPSSSNLPQCRIMKRKNITCQPLIQGEEKAIKLSRTLRFSELVLPCLILNLVKNCSNLMNVHEYMLHPMSQEELEFPLAFTIKMHTNADQGEQLLRTIYRPHNVYCIYVDRKTIKQFFMIMQNLGRCFDNVFVVEGRQRVTYASIDLVHAELECMRVLMKSNVKWKYYINLTGQEFPLRTNLEIVQILRSLNGANDVESYNFPEALHYRFKHKYIKVGNKMIETNNTHPPFRYRIKMRKGSAYAMLKYDFVNFVLHDDISEEFISWLSETYSPEETLFATLNSLPWAPGGYDIETSEDNSTFLSRAVKWQMKGEACGGRWVRAVCVYGPSDLSWLVKQPQVIANKFDINVDTTAVDCLEERIRYRTQHPDTGGMTWSYYKGLPHVKIYQNLTQKIGTQRYSKFLENQKQEWIRRNG is encoded by the coding sequence ATGAGACCGTCTAATTTAAGGTGCTTTGCATTTGGAATAACTCTAGCGCTTCTTTTGACTCTACACATCTACCATCAAACGGCAAAGAATATAATATCAAGTACAGCATCATCTGCTGTAAAAAGGGTAAAAGTGGAAGTCGATTACCTTGACGATGGACCTCCAATAAGCAGACGACTCAAGCCATCAAGCTCCAACCTTCCGCAATGTCGAATCATGAAAAGGAAAAACATCACGTGTCAACCGTTGATTCAAGGAGAAGAAAAGGCAATCAAATTAAGCCGGACGTTAAGATTTTCCGAATTGGTTTTGCCTTGCTTGATTCTTAATTTAGTCAAAAACTGTTCAAATCTAATGAATGTGCATGAGTACATGTTACACCCAATGTCGCAAGAGGAACTGGAGTTCCCACTGGCCTTTACGATAAAAATGCACACGAACGCCGACCAAGGCGAGCAGTTGCTGCGGACTATATACCGACCACACAATGTCTACTGTATCTATGTGGACAGGAAGACAATCAAACAGTTCTTTATGATAATGCAGAATCTGGGACGCTGTTTTGACAATGTCTTTGTGGTAGAGGGGAGGCAAAGGGTGACATACGCCAGCATTGATTTGGTGCACGCTGAGTTAGAATGTATGAGGGTTCTTATGAAGTCAAACGTGAAATGGAAATACTATATCAACCTTACTGGACAGGAATTCCCCTTAAGGACAAATTTAGAAATTGTTCAGATTTTGAGGAGTTTAAACGGGGCTAATGACGTTGAAAGTTACAATTTTCCTGAAGCCTTACATTATAGATTTAAGCACAAATACATTAAAGTTGGAAACAAAATGATTGAAACTAACAACACTCATCCACCATTCCGTTACCgaataaaaatgagaaaaggAAGCGCGTACGCCatgttgaaatatgattttgtgAACTTTGTTTTACATGATGACATATCGGAGGAGTTTATCTCGTGGTTGTCTGAGACCTATTCCCCTGAAGAAACCTTGTTCGCCACTTTGAACAGTTTGCCTTGGGCTCCGGGTGGCTACGACATCGAGACATCGGAAGACAACAGCACGTTCTTGTCTCGTGCTGTCAAGTGGCAGATGAAGGGCGAGGCTTGCGGTGGGAGGTGGGTGAGAGCGGTGTGTGTGTACGGTCCCTCTGACCTTTCTTGGCTGGTGAAACAGCCTCAGGTAATCGCCAACAAGTTTGATATAAACGTTGATACTACCGCCGTAGACTGTTTGGAAGAGCGCATCCGCTACCGAACGCAGCATCCCGACACGGGCGGTATGACCTGGAGCTATTATAAGGGCCTCCCCCACGTTAAGATCTATCAGAATCTTACTCAAAAGATCGGAACTCAGCGCTACTCGAAATTTCTAGAGAATCAAAAACAGGAATGGATTCGACGAAACGGATGA
- the LOC105343969 gene encoding uncharacterized protein: protein MNVADGLKMSSAYKSRDLNPPGKVPTIELGYPAVVLFTFSPSEKESSEIPVLEGDIVQLLYSVGGWVFIQTYEGNVGYIPLDFCGQLESSKEVGSVFKKDFQKDCYPGPTHPGHEDVTDFRFRLDQTREAFPPRKNSESLNDKLSCIHESLINRDDRVNRESKHWSFYTEHGFNTTVFGTRQLNSYSSDNELSCLTQSLSCDICNAFLSRLISGVHSLAITDKEKADLKSRKLLKLLQRATQEGLNLISNIRYLTGYGQKCCVGFKENGISSGNDLDHEPVPEFGAQCMQCEILREYFKLSEKYSMTDLYATIRDLHIHALSDSDSDPDSGTHIKSASSKNDSSKTWASKHEEPKSRNAELFLASKSPNEIKRSVSFQLEDRTMIKSEIIRNNSFSGEIHFAKPSEEKTDGTQNRESLHSGYSQKTVDSGIADVHDDLDSSFHFEHRSESVEDKDENCNDRKDTASPVIQSDSSKTPDTFEGSGVYGFQALLHSKSSLSPRISSTKPGAQRTPRNEATVKRQDAFKQKTTPFLGKPSARESFPAPIVEHKASFQPSVSKMSFSQRTFDKSKTLSEMELTVSGAGPPLVKLDEAVTKTEGDQLKLPVMRSSGEEAGAADKRKILARRFQSMKSPPDLRQSADFTRRDDKDIRKSLHDLSQVKRTSSVKPAPMRAQHSIPIQTPQKDGTTAKTVLVKKFNKQMWRPPVGSPEGSDQRPFSPFGGTLPPSKINKKKVHEVFV, encoded by the exons ATGAATGTCGCCGATG GTTTAAAAATGTCGTCTGCTTATAAGTCACGTGATTTAAATCCTCCCGGCAAAGTGCCAACGATAGAACTTGGCTACCCTGCAGTCGTACTTTTTACCTTCAGTCCAAGTGAGAAAGAATCTAGCGAGATCCCCGTTTTAGAGGGAGACATCGTGCAACTTCTATACAGCGTTGGAGGATGGGTGTTTATTCAAACTTATGAAGGAAATGTAGGGTATATTCCCCTTGACTTTTGTGGGCAGTTGGAAAGTTCCAAAGAGGTCGGATCTGTgttcaaaaaagattttcagAAGGATTGCTACCCTGGACCCACTCACCCAGGCCACGAAGATGTGACTGATTTCCGCTTTAGGTTAGATCAAACTCGGGAAGCTTTCCCACCAAGAAAAAATTCTGAGAGTTTAAATGACAAATTAAGTTGTATACATGAAAGTTTAATAAATCGTGACGACCGCGTAAACAGAGAGTCAAAACATTGGAGTTTTTATACAGAACACGGGTTCAATACAACGGTCTTTGGAACAAGACAGCTAAACTCCTATAGTTCTGACAATGAGCTATCCTGTTTGACGCAGTCGCTGTCGTGTGACATATGTAATGCATTTCTGTCTCGGTTGATCTCCGGAGTTCACAGTTTGGCCATAACTGATAAAGAAAAAGCGGATTTGAAATCTCGAAAGCTACTTAAGCTATTGCAAAGAGCGACACAAGAAGGTCTGAATTTGATTTCCAATATAAGATATTTAACTGGATACGGACAGAAGTGTTGTGTTGGATTTAAAGAGAATGGAATTAGCTCTGGTAATGACCTGGACCACGAGCCGGTGCCAGAGTTTGGTGCGCAATGCATGCAATGTGAAATTTTAAgggaatattttaaattgtcgGAAAAATACTCCATGACGGATTTATACGCTACGATTCGGGATCTGCATATCCACGCTTTAAGTGATTCAGATTCCGATCCCGACTCTGGAACTCATATCAAATCTGCATCGTCGAAGAATGACTCGTCTAAAACGTGGGCCTCAAAACACGAAGAACCAAAATCAAGAAACGCTGAACTATTCTTAGCTTCGAAATCTCCCAATGAAATAAAGAGAAGCGTTTCGTTTCAACTGGAAGATAGGACTATGATTAAGTCGGAGATCATAAGAAACAATTCTTTTTCGGGGGAAATTCATTTTGCAAAGCCGAGTGAAGAGAAAACCGACGGAACGCAGAACAGAGAGTCCTTGCATTCGGGATATTCTCAAAAGACTGTAGACTCGGGCATAGCGGATGTTCACGATGACCTTGATTCGAGTTTTCACTTCGAGCACAGGTCGGAGTCTGTGGAAGATAAGGACGAGAATTGCAATGACAGAAAGGACACCGCCTCGCCTGTGATCCAGTCAGACTCTAGTAAGACCCCTGACACGTTTGAAGGTTCCGGTGTGTATGGGTTTCAGGCATTGCTTCACTCGAAATCGTCCCTCTCACCGCGCATTTCCTCCACTAAACCTGGTGCTCAAAGAACACCACGAAATGAGGCTACTGTGAAAAGACAAGATGCATTTAAGCAAAAAACAACCCCCTTTCTCGGGAAACCTTCCGCGAGGGAGAGTTTTCCTGCTCCTATTGTCGAACATAAAGCTTCCTTTCAACCATCTGTGTCCAAAATGTCGTTCTCACAACGAACATTTGACAAATCAAAAACACTTTCTGAAATGGAGCTTACGGTGTCTGGCGCTGGACCGCCCTTAGTTAAACTAGACGAGGCTGTCACAAAGACGGAGGGGGATCAATTGAAGCTTCCTGTCATGCGCAGTAGTGGGGAGGAGGCTGGGGCTGCTGACAAACGGAAAATATTAGCTCGACGTTTCCAGTCCATGAAAAGCCCTCCGGATCTGCGCCAATCAGCAG ATTTCACACGGAGGGACGATAAAGACATCAGGAAATCGTTGCACGATCTCTCCCAAGTCAAAAGAACATCTAGTGTAAAACCAGCTCCCATGCGCGCGCAGCATTCGATACCAATTCAAACTCCACAAAAAGACGGTACCACCGCAAAAACAGTGCTAGTGAAAAAGTTCAACAAACAAATGTGGCGACCCCCCGTGGGAAGCCCCGAGGGTTCCGATCAAAGACCCTTCTCCCCATTTGGAGGAACTCTGCCAccgtcaaaaataaataaaaagaaagtcCACGAAGTGTTTGTTTGA